The window GGGGCTACTGAACGGTAACAAAGTTCACTAGCCCCGCCCCCGGTGGACCCCGGTCAACCGGGGTCCACCAGTGTTCAGTCGGGGTCTCGCAGGTCGGCCGGGAGGTCAGCCGACCGGATCACCCGACCCGGTCAACCGACCAGCGAACGCACCGGAATTCCGGCCGTACGCAGCTCCCGGACCAGGTCACCCAGGTACGGGTGCTCGTCGGACTGGAGTCCGTCCGGGTTCGGGATGACCAGGAAGCTCGAACCGTTGGCGACCGACGCGCGGGCGTCACCGGTGTACTTCGCGATCACGGCCTCGGTCCGGGCCTGGTCGGCGGCGGCCACCTCGATGGTGATCGGCCGCCACTGGCCACCCAGGTTCTCCGGGGCGGGTGCGGCGGCAGCCGCGGCCCGCTCCGGCGACACCGCGTCGGTCATCCGGCGCAGCGTCTTCGGCTCGTCGCCGGACGGGTAGAGCAGCGCGTTCGCGACCAGGTGCAGGCCGCTCTCGTTGTACGCCCGGAACAGCGGGTTGAACGCGAAGAGCACCGCGTGCCCGTCCCCGGTCGGCTCGTCGACCAGCGCGACCGTGCCCTTGAGCAGGTCCTCGCCGACCGTGTAGCCGTTGTGCCAGAACCGGTCGTCCGACGGGTACGTGAGGACGTTCACACCGGTCGTGCTCGGCCGCAGGACCGAGTCGCCGTTGTTGAACTCGAAGTCCTCCGCCGGCCGACCCAGGGCCACCGGGCTGTCGTGGTCCACGTCCACCCGCAGGTGGGAGCCGACCATGGTGTAGCCCGCCGGCTTGGTCACCTCGGTGGTCGAGGTGAGCCCGGCCGCACGGGCCATCCGGGTGCCCTCGTTGCGCAGCCCGATGTAGGTGCCGCCGGCCGAGATCCAGGCGCGCAGGTTGGCCTGGCCGGTGGCGGTGAGCCCGCCGGTGGCGTTGCTGCCGTCCGGCACCAGCAGGGTGCTCCGGTCGGTGAACCGGGTCGTGTTGTCGTTGATGTCGGCGGTGGTGACCGTGGTGAGGTCGAGACCCCACTGGTCGCCGAGCACGAACCGGGCCTCGCCGTACGAGCCGGAGGTGGTGCTGATCCCGGTGCCGGCGTACAGGCCGACGTCGGGCTGGGTGAGCTTGACGCCCGTGGCCGGCTGGCGGTTCGGGTGCAGGGTCACGCCGTAGGAGGCGGCGAGTTGGTCCAGCTTCGGCGTGAGCCGGGCGGACCGCATGCCGACCAGGTTGGTGTTCAGGTCACGGACCAGCGGTACGCCCTTGTCGAGCAGCGCGAAGGTGAACTTGGCCGCCGCGGCCGAGTCGAGCTTCCACTGGTACGAACCGCCGTCCCCCACGAAGGAGGTGGTGCCGCCGCGGTTCTCCTTGACCCGGTTGGCCCGGGGGTTGACCACGTCGCCGGTGTAGATCGTGTTGATCCCCATCAGCAGCGGGTTGCTCCACGACGACACGTCGTAGAAGTACGGGAACGGGGTGTACGGGTCCTCGCCCAGGGTCGCCTGGATCCAGTGCTTCTGCGGCTGGTCCATCTTGATCCAGTACGCGCCCGCGGGTACGACCACGTCGGTCGCCGTACGCCCGCCGAAGACCTTCGCCGTCGGTACGGTCACCGGCTCCTTGAGCTCGTAGACCTCGACATCCATCTTGCGCAGCCGCTCGACCAGCGCCCGGACGTCGGCGAGCTGCCGGTCCGGAAGCAGGAAGTACGACTTGATGTTGACGTCCGGCACCGGGAACTGGACCTCGTTGGTGGGCTGGACCACCTCGTTCGGGGAGAGCGTGCCGGCCACCCCCTCGGCCAGGGCGTCCTGCCAGATCTTGTAGTAGCCGTTCAGCACCTCGCGCTTGTTCGCCGCGGCCCAGCCGAGCGTCGCCCACTGCGTGTTGAACTGCTGCTGCACCCGGTCCTGTACGGCCGAGCTGCTGCCCTTCTCGAACGTCATCCCGGCGGCACCGAAGCCGGTCGCCGGGACGGTGTCGCCGTACCCCATGAAGAAGAGGTCATAGGTGTCGTAGTTGAAGTAGCACTCGGTGGTGACCGTGGCGGTGCAGGCCCCGTTGTAACCGAAGCCCGCCTTGTTCGCCTCACCGATCCGGTTGATCCAGTCGACGACCTCGCTGGAGATCTCGTGGTGGATCGGGTCGGCGTTCGGCGGGAAGAAGTACTCCCGGCCGCCCATCTCGTGCGCGTCGATGTAGACCTGCGGCGGGTACTCCCGCAGCATCTCCAGCTTCGCGTCGGTCTCCGGCTGGGTACGGGAGAACCAGTCCCGGTTCAGGTCGAACCCGAACTCGTTCTGCCGCCGGTTGGCGTCGCGCCCGTCCGGGTTCTGGGTCGGCACGATCACCGTGACCAGTTCCTGGTTGCGCTTCTCCACGTCGCAGGAGAGCCCGGCGGCCAACTCGTACAGGGTCTTCAGCGCCGCGTCGGCGCCGCTCTTCTCGCCACCGTGCACGTTGCCGGTGACCCAGACGATCGCCGGGCCGCGCAGGGCGGTACCGGCGGCCGTGGCCGGGCTGGTCTTGCGGGGGTCGCGCAGGTCCTTGATCCGCTCGGTGATCGCGTCCAGCGCGGCGGGCTTGACGTTCGCCGAGTTCGACACGATCGCGTACGGCAGCGCCTGGCCGGTCACGCTGGTCGCCATGGTGCCGGAGACGACCCGGTCGGAGGCCGCGTCGACGGCTCCGAGGTAGGAGCGGATCTCGTCGCTGGTGACCACACGCTCCTGGCCGGTGCCGAGCGGGAAGCCGAGGGCGGCCTCCGGGCTGGGCACCGAGTCCAGGTGGGCGGTGGGGTCGGGGACACACGCAGGCGACGGGGTGGTCGCGTGTGCGGCGGTAACGTTGAGCAGGGGTAGCAGCGAGGTCGCCAGGGCGATCGCCGCTCCGGCGGCCAGCCGGCGACGGGCCGGCAGGTAGTTAGCGCGGGATATTCTCATGTAGTACTTTTGTCCCCTTCTGCGAAGCGGGCGTCAGGTGGATCGGAGCCTAGGTGCCTTACATAGAGGGGGCAAGATCAATTTGGGCGAGGTGGGATCGGGCGAACGGCGGCAACGCGCGACGTACGCACATCCGGATGCACGTCGCGCGGGATTGTGAAGATGCCGACCGAACGGGCGGTGGCCCGACCGGGCCGCGTAAGCTCTGCCTCTGTCGTTGCCTGCGCAGTCGGCGTTCGAGCCGGCCCCTCGCAGTAGCGAACTAAAAAAGCACTAGCAACTGATTTGTCCCAATTGGCGTCGTGGTGACGCCGCCCTGCCCACCGCGACGCAAGGAAGCGCCGCCCAGTGCGAGCGGAGAGAAAAGGCGTGACAATCCCGTACCCGAGCACACAACCCAAGCCGGCAATCGTCGCGGTGAGCCCTCCATCCGGCGCGGCGCGGCCGCGGCTGACCTTCCTCGGCACCGGCTACCTGGGTGCGACGTACGCCATCTGCTTCGCCGAACTCGGCTACGACGTGATCGGGTTCGACGTCGACGCGGAAAAGATCGCCAAGCTCTCCGGCGGCGAGGTGCCGTTCCACGAGCCCGGCCTGGACGAACTGCTGCGGCGCAACCTTGCCGCCGGCCGGCTCCGGTTCAGCACCTCCTACCAGGAGACCGCGGACTTCGGCGACGTCCACTTCATCTGTGTCGGCACCCCGCAACGGGCCGACGGCATGGGCGCCGACCTGTCGTACGTCGAAACCTCCGTCACCGGGCTCGCCCAGCACCTGACCCGCAAGGCCCTGATCGTCGGCAAGTCGACAGTTCCGGTCGGCACCGCCGAGTGGATCGAGCAACTGGTCGGCAAGCACATCCCGGCCGACCTGGGTGTCGAGGTCGCCTGGAGCCCCGAGTTCCTCCAGGAGGGCTTCGCCGTCGAGGACGTGCTCCGCCCCAACCGGATCGTCGTCGGGGTCAAGAGCGAGTGGGCGAACGGCATGCTCTACGCCGCCCACAAGGGCGTCTTCGACCTGGCCGCCACCGAGGACCGCGAGGTTCCGCTGGTGGTCACCGACTTCGCCACCGCCGAACTGGTCAAGGTCGCGGCCAACGCCTTCCTCGCCACCAAGATCTCGTTCATCAACGCGATGGCCGAGGTCTGCGAGGTCGCCGGCGGCGACGTCACCCAGCTCGCCCGCGCGATCGGCTACGACCCGCGCATCGGCAACCGGTTCCTCCAGGCCGGCGTCGGCTTCGGCGGCGGCTGCCTGCCCAAGGACATCCGGGCGTTCCAGGCCCGTGCCCAGGAGCTGGGTGCCGGCGAGGCGCTCCGGTTCCTGCACGAGGTCGACCTGATCAACCTGCGGCGGCGTACCCGGGTGTTGCAGTTGTCCGCCGAGTTGCTCGGCCGCCGCTACGGCCCGGCCGGTCCCGACCTGTCCGGCACCCGGATCGCGGTCCTCGGCGCCACCTTCAAGCCCAACTCCGACGACGTACGCGACGCGCCGTCGCTGGCTGTCGCGGCACTGCTCGCCAAGGCCGGCGCCGACGTGCGGATCTTCGACCCCGAGGGGATGGAGAACGCCCGCCGGGCCCAGCCCGACCTGAACTACGAGGCCAGCATGAACGACGCCGTCACCGGCGCCGACCTGGTCTGCGTGCTCACCGAGTGGGCCGACTTCCGCAACGCCGACCCGGTCGCCCTCGGTGAACTCGCCGCCGGTCGCCGGGTGGTCGACGGCCGCAACTGCCTCGACTCCGGACTGTGGACCCAGGCCGGCTGGGAATACCGGGGCATGGGTCGCCCCTGACCCGGAGTCACCACTCCCGGACGTGAACGTACTCGGCCGGTCACGGATCCAATCGGATCCGTGACCGGCTTTTTCCGATCTCCCACCGGCGAGGGTCTGTTCAACCGTTGCCTGCTTTCGGCATGCTTCCAGGTGAGTCCACATTGCTGGCCGCCGCCTCGGGAGGTTGCATGAGTACGTACCGGTGCTCTTCGTGCGGCCGGGAGATCGAAGCCGCCCCCCGCTGCCCGCACTGCGGGGCTGAGCAGGGCCAGTGGGCGGACGACCTGGCGCGGATCGAACGCTCCATCGCCGAGATCAAGATGCGGGACGCGGCCATCGCCAGCGAAC of the Micromonospora sp. NBC_01796 genome contains:
- a CDS encoding M14 family zinc carboxypeptidase → MRISRANYLPARRRLAAGAAIALATSLLPLLNVTAAHATTPSPACVPDPTAHLDSVPSPEAALGFPLGTGQERVVTSDEIRSYLGAVDAASDRVVSGTMATSVTGQALPYAIVSNSANVKPAALDAITERIKDLRDPRKTSPATAAGTALRGPAIVWVTGNVHGGEKSGADAALKTLYELAAGLSCDVEKRNQELVTVIVPTQNPDGRDANRRQNEFGFDLNRDWFSRTQPETDAKLEMLREYPPQVYIDAHEMGGREYFFPPNADPIHHEISSEVVDWINRIGEANKAGFGYNGACTATVTTECYFNYDTYDLFFMGYGDTVPATGFGAAGMTFEKGSSSAVQDRVQQQFNTQWATLGWAAANKREVLNGYYKIWQDALAEGVAGTLSPNEVVQPTNEVQFPVPDVNIKSYFLLPDRQLADVRALVERLRKMDVEVYELKEPVTVPTAKVFGGRTATDVVVPAGAYWIKMDQPQKHWIQATLGEDPYTPFPYFYDVSSWSNPLLMGINTIYTGDVVNPRANRVKENRGGTTSFVGDGGSYQWKLDSAAAAKFTFALLDKGVPLVRDLNTNLVGMRSARLTPKLDQLAASYGVTLHPNRQPATGVKLTQPDVGLYAGTGISTTSGSYGEARFVLGDQWGLDLTTVTTADINDNTTRFTDRSTLLVPDGSNATGGLTATGQANLRAWISAGGTYIGLRNEGTRMARAAGLTSTTEVTKPAGYTMVGSHLRVDVDHDSPVALGRPAEDFEFNNGDSVLRPSTTGVNVLTYPSDDRFWHNGYTVGEDLLKGTVALVDEPTGDGHAVLFAFNPLFRAYNESGLHLVANALLYPSGDEPKTLRRMTDAVSPERAAAAAAPAPENLGGQWRPITIEVAAADQARTEAVIAKYTGDARASVANGSSFLVIPNPDGLQSDEHPYLGDLVRELRTAGIPVRSLVG
- a CDS encoding UDP-glucose dehydrogenase family protein, which translates into the protein MTIPYPSTQPKPAIVAVSPPSGAARPRLTFLGTGYLGATYAICFAELGYDVIGFDVDAEKIAKLSGGEVPFHEPGLDELLRRNLAAGRLRFSTSYQETADFGDVHFICVGTPQRADGMGADLSYVETSVTGLAQHLTRKALIVGKSTVPVGTAEWIEQLVGKHIPADLGVEVAWSPEFLQEGFAVEDVLRPNRIVVGVKSEWANGMLYAAHKGVFDLAATEDREVPLVVTDFATAELVKVAANAFLATKISFINAMAEVCEVAGGDVTQLARAIGYDPRIGNRFLQAGVGFGGGCLPKDIRAFQARAQELGAGEALRFLHEVDLINLRRRTRVLQLSAELLGRRYGPAGPDLSGTRIAVLGATFKPNSDDVRDAPSLAVAALLAKAGADVRIFDPEGMENARRAQPDLNYEASMNDAVTGADLVCVLTEWADFRNADPVALGELAAGRRVVDGRNCLDSGLWTQAGWEYRGMGRP